CAGACCGATCAGGTTGCCAAAGGGGTCGACGACCGAGGCGGTCCACCACTCTTCGCTTCGCTGCATGACGGGGTCGAACTCGCGGGCGCCGGCGGCGATGAGCTCATCGAACGAGGCCCGAACGTCGTCGACGTGCAAATAGACGAGCGTTCCGCCCGGCTTCGAGGTAACGGGGCGAAATGCGGCATCCATGACGGCGAATT
This DNA window, taken from Paramicrobacterium agarici, encodes the following:
- a CDS encoding VOC family protein, which codes for MFRGIANVNVVSTDVPAAITWYSGIFGEAPYFKRPETGEPQYAEWRFGDDEDEFAVMDAAFRPVTSKPGGTLVYLHVDDVRASFDELIAAGAREFDPVMQRSEEWWTASVVDPFGNLIGLIQSPHWAAAH